One Balaenoptera musculus isolate JJ_BM4_2016_0621 chromosome 13, mBalMus1.pri.v3, whole genome shotgun sequence genomic region harbors:
- the LOC118905884 gene encoding LOW QUALITY PROTEIN: annexin A2-like (The sequence of the model RefSeq protein was modified relative to this genomic sequence to represent the inferred CDS: inserted 1 base in 1 codon) gives MSTVHEILYKLSLEGDHSTPPSAYGSVKAYTNFDAERDALNTEMPIKTKGVGEVTINILTNRSNEQRQDIAFAYQRRTKKELASARRXALSSHLETEILGLLKTLAQYDASELKASMKGLGTDEDSLIEFICSRTNQELQEINRVDKDMYKTDLEKDIISDTSGDFRKLRVALSKGRRAEDGSVVDYELIDQDARDLCDAGMKRRGTDVPKRISILTKWSVCRLQKVFERYKSYSPYDMLESIKKEVRGDLENAFLNRVQCIQNKPLYFADRLYDSMKGKGTHDKVLIRIMISHSEVDMLKIRSEFKKKYGKSLYYYIQQDIKGDYQKALLYLCGGDD, from the exons ATGTCTACCGTTCATGAAATTCTCTACAAGCTCAGCTTGGAGGGTGATCACTCCACACCTCCAAGTGCATACGGGTCAGTCAAGGCGTACACCAACTTTGATGCTGAGCGGGATGCTCTGAACACTGAAATGCCCATCAAGACTAAGGGTGTGGGTGAGGTCACCATCAACATTTTGACCAACCGCAGCAATGAACAGAGACAGGATATTGCCTTCGCCTACCAGAGGAGGACCAAAAAGGAACTTGCATCAGCACGAC CAGCCTTGTCCAGCCACCTGGAGACAGAGATTTTGGGCCTACTGAAAACACTTGCTCAGTATGACGCTTCCGAGCTGAAAGCCTCCATGAAGGGGCTGGGGACCGATGAGGACTCCCTCATTGAGTTCATCTGCTCAAGGACCAACCAGGAGCTGCAGGAAATCAACAGAGTCGACAAGGACATGTACAAGACCGATCTGGAGAAGGATATCATTTCCGACACATCTGGTGACTTCCGCAAGCTGAGGGTTGCCCTATCGAAGGGTCGAAGAGCAGAGGATGGCTCTGTCGTTGATTATGAACTGATTGACCAAGATGCCCGGGATCTCTGTGATGCTGGCATGAAGAGGAGAGGAACTGATGTTCCCAAGCGGATCAGCATCCTGACCAAGTGGAGTGTGTGCCGCCTCCAGAAAGTATTTGAAAGGTACAAGAGCTACAGCCCTTATGACATGCTGGAGAGCATCAAGAAGGAGGTCAGAGGAGACCTGGAAAATGCCTTCCTGAACCGAGTCCAGTGCATTCAGAACAAGCCCCTGTATTTTGCTGACAGACTGTACGACTCCATGAAGGGCAAGGGCACTCATGATAAGGTCCTGATTAGAATCATGATCTCCCACAGTGAAGTGGACATGTTGAAAATTAGATCTGAATTCAAGAAAAAGTATGGCAAGTCCCTGTACTACTACATTCAGCAAGACATCAAGGGCGACTACCAGAAAGCGCTGCTGTACCTGTGTGGTGGGGATGACTGA